Proteins encoded together in one Terriglobia bacterium window:
- a CDS encoding glycosyltransferase, whose product MRRMTWPDGGHANRFSTIPAVGEEAGKSGTAVKPVAKLGSQNQLKLAAMRLAIVVATAFSLRYFYWRALYTVNPAARVFFYAFLVAEGLSFFESLLFYFIAWNPTRYTRMPPLPGRTVDVFIPTYNEPVELLRETVLCAVNIRYPHKTYVLDDGNRPEVRKLAEEFGCGYIFRINGKHAKAGNLNNALQQTSGEFIVTLDADHVASPQLIEDTIGFFADPSVAIVQGSQDFYNMDSFQHLVNWKTRAGWQQQELFFSVIQPGKDRHNAAFYCGSPGMVRRAALEEIGGFPTETITEDMHTSLRLQKKQWRVVYYNRTLARGLAPQTFTGFATQWQRWGQGSMQVLRTEKPFRSKELSFAQKICYLGSFYFYWMSWVKLFLVTTPIVSLLLGVFALVTDPLSYANYFLPYFCLNLACSMIMQGGVRNFLMSEYFNLLKMHVLMKSVGGFFQRGMLFKVTPKAQAAAARLTEMMLPLCLVVMLGLSLAVGILRIQHVALWGYFFWALTVNIFWAVVFMLTMSLVLWRSMERKEARSGYRFRAHLDIPMKVSYANGHGPVSFEHFARNLNRSGVSVTLEDSIVPGTNVDLELVLPNHVVHAQGKVVRNYTYRVKGSMKISNGIRFDAIAPTDQDEISKYLFWEIAPKEGELLSLTQASRTGEQA is encoded by the coding sequence GTGAGACGGATGACTTGGCCTGACGGAGGCCACGCAAACAGGTTTTCTACAATTCCCGCAGTCGGGGAAGAAGCCGGAAAAAGCGGGACCGCGGTAAAGCCGGTCGCCAAGCTGGGTTCACAGAACCAGCTCAAATTGGCGGCCATGCGCCTGGCCATTGTGGTGGCGACGGCCTTCAGCCTTCGCTACTTCTACTGGCGCGCGCTGTACACCGTGAATCCGGCGGCCCGCGTCTTCTTTTATGCATTCCTTGTAGCTGAGGGCCTGAGCTTTTTTGAAAGCCTGCTCTTTTACTTTATCGCCTGGAACCCGACACGCTACACGCGCATGCCCCCGCTGCCTGGCCGCACGGTGGACGTTTTCATCCCCACCTACAACGAACCGGTTGAACTTTTGCGGGAGACGGTGCTTTGCGCGGTGAACATTCGCTATCCGCACAAGACCTACGTCCTGGACGACGGCAATCGCCCGGAAGTCCGCAAATTGGCGGAAGAGTTCGGATGCGGCTACATTTTCCGAATCAACGGCAAGCATGCCAAAGCCGGCAACCTGAACAACGCGCTGCAGCAGACCAGCGGCGAATTCATCGTCACCCTGGACGCCGACCACGTGGCGTCACCGCAGCTGATTGAAGATACCATCGGGTTCTTTGCTGATCCCAGCGTGGCGATTGTGCAAGGCTCGCAGGATTTCTACAACATGGATTCCTTCCAGCACCTGGTGAACTGGAAGACCCGGGCCGGCTGGCAGCAGCAGGAACTGTTCTTCAGCGTGATCCAGCCGGGTAAAGACCGCCACAACGCGGCCTTCTATTGCGGCAGCCCGGGCATGGTGCGGCGCGCGGCTCTGGAAGAAATTGGCGGTTTCCCCACGGAAACGATCACCGAAGACATGCACACCAGCCTGCGCCTGCAGAAGAAGCAATGGCGCGTGGTGTATTACAACCGCACTTTGGCCCGCGGACTGGCGCCGCAGACTTTTACCGGTTTTGCCACGCAATGGCAGCGCTGGGGACAAGGCTCCATGCAGGTGTTGCGCACGGAAAAGCCTTTCCGCAGCAAAGAGCTTTCTTTCGCCCAGAAAATCTGCTATCTCGGCTCTTTCTATTTCTATTGGATGAGCTGGGTCAAGTTGTTCCTGGTGACCACGCCGATCGTCTCGCTGCTGCTCGGGGTATTCGCCCTGGTGACCGATCCTCTTTCCTACGCGAACTATTTCCTGCCGTACTTCTGCCTGAACCTGGCCTGTTCCATGATCATGCAGGGCGGGGTGCGCAATTTCCTGATGAGCGAGTACTTCAACCTGCTGAAGATGCACGTCCTGATGAAAAGCGTCGGCGGGTTCTTCCAGCGCGGCATGCTGTTCAAAGTCACACCCAAGGCTCAGGCGGCGGCTGCCCGCTTGACCGAGATGATGCTGCCTCTGTGCCTGGTGGTTATGCTGGGTCTTTCGCTGGCGGTGGGCATCCTGCGCATACAGCATGTGGCCCTGTGGGGATATTTCTTCTGGGCCTTGACGGTAAACATTTTCTGGGCCGTGGTATTCATGCTCACTATGAGCCTGGTGCTGTGGCGTTCCATGGAGCGCAAAGAAGCCCGGTCGGGATACCGGTTCCGCGCGCATCTGGACATCCCGATGAAAGTTTCTTATGCCAACGGGCATGGGCCGGTGAGCTTTGAGCATTTCGCCCGCAACCTGAACCGTTCCGGCGTCTCGGTGACGCTGGAAGACAGCATTGTGCCGGGCACCAATGTGGACTTGGAGCTGGTGTTGCCCAACCACGTGGTGCACGCGCAGGGCAAGGTGGTGCGCAACTACACTTATCGGGTGAAAGGTTCCATGAAGATCTCCAACGGAATCCGCTTCGACGCGATTGCGCCTACCGACCAGGATGAAATCTCCAAATATCTTTTCTGGGAGATTGCTCCCAAAGAAGGAGAACTGCTGAGCCTGACGCAGGCCAGCCGCACAGGAGAACAGGCATGA
- a CDS encoding tetratricopeptide repeat protein → MKVRLMVLAGFLLQVAGALGTSGVAQAQESSATLYERASRLEAQGKWQEAVPLLEQVVKQEPTNSAALYKLGSMKSWQAGGRNEALGLLLRACDLSSGNPDYCSAYAELLSWNSQTRSEAVTRLQQILAAHPEAVSARLRLAQIWSWSDATRPQAVELYEQGLKRDPENVDLLVGSADVLSWSSAGRAKAMVRYDQALQENPDEVRALTGKAQLLSWRGLSNEALVLYDRALAKDPKNVAALRGKAEILNWKGHYAEARSLAQQAQAVEPADARARLELARADVGLHRYVEARQAIADVSGTVGPGFVDTKQDIHRGLGTYVELGYADRREHDLAYDRFALSLSTPLTPGNRLTFSYRPALFDAGVQGFNTNYFAAGLDSEVSDKFTSHFQVGAETFNNAPYNLDAGMDLRYKPVPSTVLKFAFLRQPVEESLLSRRGFDVGGLFLGQVRTNLASVGASYYNSAHKYDLSLDYTDGVYTGQHLDANRRYSIEGQIGKAFHSDRPYVRVAYGVNYTSFDHDADIQPSLPLSSKTGGYFSPTRYLLNQGILTLSHHFPHNVGWDATATAGVQNVQTDTASFSNAQFANSAGTHFFWRATPMNDLTLGYDYLNVYNAFHRHLYQFTWRHYF, encoded by the coding sequence ATGAAAGTCCGCTTGATGGTATTGGCAGGTTTTCTTCTGCAGGTGGCCGGTGCGCTGGGTACTTCAGGTGTAGCACAGGCGCAAGAGTCTAGCGCAACGCTTTATGAACGCGCCAGCCGGCTGGAGGCGCAAGGGAAGTGGCAGGAAGCCGTTCCGTTGCTGGAGCAAGTAGTGAAGCAGGAGCCTACGAATTCGGCAGCGCTGTACAAACTCGGTTCGATGAAGAGCTGGCAAGCCGGTGGCCGCAATGAAGCTCTCGGCCTGCTGCTTCGCGCCTGCGACTTGAGCAGCGGCAACCCGGACTATTGCAGCGCGTACGCAGAACTTCTGAGCTGGAATTCGCAAACCCGGAGTGAGGCCGTCACGCGCCTGCAGCAGATTCTGGCGGCGCATCCGGAAGCGGTCTCCGCGCGGCTGCGTTTGGCGCAGATTTGGAGTTGGAGTGACGCCACGCGGCCGCAAGCCGTAGAGCTTTACGAACAGGGCCTGAAACGCGATCCGGAGAACGTTGATCTGCTGGTTGGTTCAGCCGACGTGCTTTCGTGGTCCAGCGCCGGACGCGCCAAGGCGATGGTCCGCTACGACCAGGCGCTGCAGGAGAATCCAGACGAAGTACGGGCCCTTACCGGCAAAGCGCAGTTGCTTTCCTGGCGAGGTCTCAGCAATGAAGCTCTGGTCCTGTATGATCGAGCGCTGGCCAAGGACCCGAAGAATGTCGCAGCCCTGCGGGGCAAAGCAGAGATCCTGAACTGGAAAGGCCACTACGCGGAAGCGCGTTCACTGGCGCAGCAAGCTCAGGCCGTGGAGCCGGCGGACGCCCGGGCACGCCTGGAGTTGGCGCGGGCTGACGTTGGCCTGCACCGGTATGTAGAAGCGCGCCAGGCCATCGCCGACGTGAGCGGCACCGTGGGTCCGGGCTTTGTGGATACCAAGCAGGACATCCATCGCGGCCTGGGGACGTATGTGGAACTGGGCTACGCTGACCGGCGCGAACACGACCTGGCCTACGATCGTTTCGCCTTGTCGTTGTCCACGCCGTTAACGCCCGGTAACCGGCTTACGTTCAGTTACCGGCCAGCGCTGTTTGACGCCGGCGTCCAAGGCTTCAATACCAATTACTTTGCCGCGGGTCTCGACTCCGAAGTCAGTGACAAATTCACCAGTCATTTTCAGGTAGGCGCAGAGACCTTCAACAACGCGCCTTACAATCTTGACGCCGGAATGGACCTGCGTTACAAGCCCGTTCCTTCCACGGTGCTGAAGTTCGCTTTTCTTCGCCAGCCGGTGGAGGAGTCGTTGCTCTCGCGCCGCGGATTTGATGTGGGCGGCCTCTTTCTGGGACAGGTCCGCACCAACCTGGCATCGGTGGGCGCCAGCTATTACAACTCCGCGCACAAGTACGACCTCTCGCTCGACTATACGGACGGCGTTTACACCGGACAGCATCTCGATGCCAATCGCCGCTACTCGATTGAGGGACAGATCGGCAAAGCGTTCCACAGTGATCGTCCGTACGTGCGCGTGGCGTATGGCGTGAACTACACCAGCTTTGATCACGATGCTGACATCCAGCCCAGCCTGCCGCTCTCCAGCAAGACCGGCGGTTACTTCAGCCCGACACGTTATCTGCTGAACCAGGGTATTTTGACCTTGTCGCACCACTTCCCGCATAACGTGGGATGGGACGCGACGGCCACCGCAGGCGTGCAGAACGTGCAGACGGACACGGCTTCCTTCAGCAACGCGCAGTTTGCCAACAGCGCGGGCACGCACTTCTTCTGGCGGGCCACGCCGATGAACGACCTGACGTTGGGTTACGACTATCTGAACGTCTACAACGCGTTCCACAGGCACCTGTATCAGTTCACATGGCGTCATTACTTCTAG